In Myxococcus stipitatus, a single window of DNA contains:
- a CDS encoding thermonuclease family protein yields MLALNGGWLAGLMLLCAACGDGAEGVCGPSSGRVVEVVDGDTLVLEGGARVRYLLVDTPETTGGHADCYGAEARAFNRRLVEGRAVTLVDGEACEDRFGRRLAYVRVDGQEVNTLLVERGLACVLHVPPAGSARKAEFQALEARARAARHGMWGACSPVPCAR; encoded by the coding sequence ATGCTCGCCTTGAACGGTGGATGGCTGGCGGGGCTGATGCTCCTGTGCGCGGCCTGTGGCGACGGGGCGGAGGGCGTGTGTGGCCCCTCGTCGGGTCGCGTGGTCGAGGTCGTCGACGGGGACACCCTGGTCCTCGAGGGGGGCGCGCGCGTCCGCTATCTCCTGGTGGACACGCCGGAGACGACGGGGGGACACGCGGATTGCTACGGCGCGGAGGCGCGGGCCTTCAACCGCCGGCTCGTCGAGGGGCGCGCGGTGACGCTCGTCGATGGCGAGGCGTGCGAGGATCGCTTCGGTCGGCGCCTCGCCTACGTGCGGGTGGACGGGCAGGAGGTGAACACGCTCCTGGTGGAGCGGGGACTCGCCTGCGTGCTCCACGTCCCTCCCGCGGGGAGCGCGCGCAAGGCCGAGTTCCAGGCGCTGGAGGCGCGCGCGAGGGCGGCCCGGCACGGCATGTGGGGCGCATGCTCGCCCGTGCCCTGCGCGCGATGA
- a CDS encoding PAS domain-containing protein, producing the protein MTPCPVPPCPLPELLAARREDIARRWDARVGEGRGAGGLPRVERAPDSLEWVDAVLDSLRLLSGSHDPGTLRAQGGRHGVERYRDGADIGAVVREYGQLRDVVLEVLEEVGWSPDFDGLRVLNRAIDASIAAVVAHHAQEHERTLRATKSKLHDILDHAPAAIYAKDPGGRYLFVNRSFERNTGLCSADVVGRTDQELFPADVACVFAANDQRVLETGQPLESDEHVPWTDGLHIYQSLKFPLPGEDGRSSAVCGISTDVTESRRVQRERDEARERLRRVITQLPVVLWATDAAGFITLFEGKGLEAMGVEPGAMIGLHTSEAYADRPDLLEAARRARSGESFNMEVELGSSWFMAYISPEVGPDGRVTSVSGVSLDITERRRAEEVLRQSETRYRLATQATRDIIYDWDLATGAIEWSELAVQQFRLEPGAGSMDIDWWTRHIHPEDRERVARDIQAVIDQGQDHWRDEYRFHRGDGTWAVIEDRGRVVRDEQGRARRMVGAMHDVTRRRAAEEEARRRAEFEQLLIGIVGHDLRNPISAITMACTTLLRREDLDERQRKVLGRILSSAERATRMLRDVLDFTQARLGGGIPMQPRPLDLHELTRQVVDEVRLAHPERQLDLKCLGNGAGSWDPDRLAQVITNLVINAIGYSPEPCPVLVRTHGTGDAVSLSVHNMGDPIPADLVPRLFEPMKRAERLAPRDGRGLGLGLFIVKHIVDAHGGRLRVRSSARDGTLVTVRLPRCLVPLPPCPAKIRYR; encoded by the coding sequence ATGACGCCGTGTCCCGTGCCGCCCTGTCCACTCCCGGAGCTGCTGGCGGCCCGTCGCGAGGACATCGCCCGCCGCTGGGACGCGCGGGTGGGAGAGGGCCGGGGAGCTGGGGGGCTGCCCCGCGTGGAGCGCGCGCCGGACTCGCTCGAGTGGGTGGACGCGGTGTTGGACAGCCTGCGGCTGCTGTCCGGCTCGCACGACCCGGGGACGCTGCGCGCGCAAGGGGGCCGGCACGGCGTCGAGCGCTACCGGGATGGCGCGGACATCGGCGCGGTGGTGCGCGAATACGGCCAGCTGCGCGACGTCGTCCTCGAGGTGCTCGAGGAGGTGGGCTGGTCGCCGGACTTCGACGGGCTGCGCGTGCTCAACCGGGCCATCGACGCGAGCATCGCCGCCGTCGTGGCCCACCACGCCCAGGAGCACGAGCGGACCCTGCGCGCCACCAAGTCCAAGCTCCACGACATCCTGGACCATGCCCCCGCCGCCATCTACGCGAAGGACCCGGGGGGACGGTACCTGTTCGTCAACCGCTCTTTCGAACGCAACACGGGGCTGTGCAGCGCCGACGTGGTGGGGCGCACCGACCAGGAGCTGTTCCCGGCGGACGTGGCGTGCGTCTTCGCGGCCAACGACCAGCGGGTCCTCGAGACGGGGCAGCCGCTCGAGTCCGACGAGCACGTCCCCTGGACGGACGGCTTGCACATCTATCAGTCACTCAAGTTCCCGCTGCCCGGCGAGGACGGACGGAGCTCCGCGGTGTGCGGCATCTCCACGGATGTCACCGAGTCGCGCCGGGTCCAGCGCGAGCGCGACGAGGCCCGCGAGCGGCTGCGCCGGGTCATCACCCAGCTCCCCGTCGTGCTGTGGGCCACGGACGCGGCGGGCTTCATCACCCTCTTCGAGGGCAAGGGCCTCGAGGCCATGGGCGTGGAGCCGGGAGCGATGATTGGCCTGCACACCTCCGAGGCCTACGCGGACCGGCCGGACCTGCTCGAGGCCGCCCGGCGCGCGCGCTCGGGCGAGTCGTTCAACATGGAGGTGGAGCTGGGGAGCTCGTGGTTCATGGCCTACATCTCCCCGGAGGTGGGGCCGGACGGCCGCGTGACGAGCGTGTCGGGCGTGTCGCTGGACATCACCGAGCGCCGGCGCGCGGAGGAGGTGCTCCGGCAGTCGGAGACGCGCTACCGGCTGGCCACCCAGGCCACCCGCGACATCATCTACGACTGGGACCTGGCCACCGGCGCCATCGAGTGGAGCGAGCTGGCCGTGCAGCAGTTCCGGTTGGAGCCGGGCGCCGGGTCCATGGACATCGACTGGTGGACGCGCCACATCCATCCCGAGGACCGCGAGCGCGTCGCGCGCGACATCCAGGCCGTCATCGACCAGGGCCAGGACCACTGGCGTGACGAGTACCGCTTCCATCGCGGCGACGGCACCTGGGCGGTCATCGAGGACCGGGGCCGGGTCGTCCGCGACGAGCAGGGCCGCGCGCGCCGCATGGTGGGCGCCATGCATGACGTCACCCGGCGGCGCGCCGCGGAGGAGGAGGCCCGCCGCCGCGCGGAGTTCGAGCAGCTGCTCATCGGCATCGTGGGACACGACCTGCGCAACCCCATCTCCGCCATCACCATGGCCTGCACCACGCTGCTGCGGCGCGAGGACCTGGACGAGCGGCAGCGCAAGGTGCTCGGCCGCATCCTCTCCAGCGCGGAGCGCGCCACGCGGATGCTGCGCGACGTGCTCGACTTCACCCAGGCGCGGCTGGGCGGCGGCATCCCCATGCAGCCGCGGCCCCTGGACCTGCACGAGCTGACGCGGCAGGTGGTGGACGAGGTGCGGCTGGCCCATCCGGAGCGGCAGCTCGACCTGAAATGCCTGGGGAACGGCGCCGGCTCGTGGGACCCGGACCGGCTCGCGCAGGTCATCACCAACCTGGTCATCAACGCCATCGGCTACAGCCCGGAGCCGTGCCCGGTGCTCGTGCGCACGCATGGGACCGGGGACGCGGTGTCGCTGAGCGTGCACAACATGGGGGACCCCATCCCCGCGGACCTGGTGCCGCGCCTGTTCGAACCGATGAAGCGCGCCGAGCGGCTGGCGCCGCGCGACGGGCGGGGCCTGGGCCTGGGACTGTTCATCGTGAAGCACATCGTGGACGCGCACGGGGGGCGGCTGCGCGTGCGCTCCTCCGCGCGGGACGGCACGCTCGTCACCGTGCGCCTGCCCCGGTGCCTCGTGCCGCTGCCTCCCTGTCCCGCAAAAATCCGATACCGCTGA